The Mercenaria mercenaria strain notata chromosome 10, MADL_Memer_1, whole genome shotgun sequence genome contains a region encoding:
- the LOC123560456 gene encoding uncharacterized protein LOC123560456, with protein MSETSEGNREGIPFNEADIKAVPDTPPVIRLPCCPIPYTSIELKTLSPDAVEVISEVERCKQVVARLQREKVVAMAAEGINIGREGPLTLIQIGTCSGLVFIFDILMNRDLIGRGRLQFLLEDEHVVKVLHDCSNVSAALTFQFATTLRNVFDTQVAHFVIEEHKGRRLPAGLKVSDICLQYSDNAEKFYTYDWRTNSKLIWMATMGNFWANRPLTPDMIEFAAGDVIVLIPDVYRHQSGYIEENGLRGKFEYRVDEWLQIGIDDVVKEKHGKRVAQTVQEILQEMDSKYDDRVTLFNILNSDEENALSISTYEDAERISERVRKLKSEQILSDINGIELKMRSDAESWEGRSNILDYLRFYMQIPDSEVREKATNVSRDMLRAVLEHIEEKYKVDTTTNMLSTTEREALLTISYLDIAQKKWGSVLTALYWRFMQEEVHGMINFLRFYPSQFSLTEAEYSKVGYFARNKDLVPEEVCSLSDGLLHAIRAYNAANGGYVIDVRRRSGAF; from the exons ATGAGTGAAACAAGTGAAGGGAACAGGGAAGGTATTCCTTTCAATGAAGCTGACATAAAGGCtgttccagatacaccaccagtTATTAGACTACCGTGCTGTCCTATTC CCTACACTAGTATTGAGTTGAAAACATTAAGTCCTGATGCTGTAGAAGTTATTTCTGAAGTGGAACGATGTAAACAGGTCGTTGCTAGGTTACAGCGTGAGAAGGTCGTTGCCATGGCAGCAGAAGGCATTAACATTGGAAGAGAGGGACCTTTGACTTTAATACAGATTGGCACGTGTTCAGGACTAGTTTTCATTTTCGATATTCTGATGAATAGGGACCTGATTGGAAGGGGGCGTTTACAGTTTCTGTTGGAGGACGAACATGTTGTGAAG GTGTTGCACGACTGCAGCAATGTGAGTGCAGCATTGACCTTTCAGTTTGCAACAACTTTGAGGAACGTATTTGACACACAG GTAGCACACTTTGTAATTGAGGAACACAAGGGACGACGACTACCGGCCGGtctgaaagtgtcggatatttgTCTTCAGTACTCAGACAATGCTGAGAAATTCTACACCTACGACTGGAGAACTAACTCAAAG ttGATTTGGATGGCAACGATGGGTAACTTTTGGGCTAATCGACCTTTGACCCCAGACATGATTGAATTTGCTGCCGGGGATGTTATTGTACTTATCCCAGATGTGTACAGACACCAGTCAGG GTATATAGAGGAAAATGGACTTCGTGGAAAGTTTGAATACAGAGTTGACGAATGGTTACAGATAGGAATAGATGACGTCGTGAAAGAGAAACATGGAAAACGTGTAGCACAAACTGTACAAGAAATTTTACAAGAAATGGATTCAAAGTACGACGACAGGGTCACATTATTTAATATTCTAAACTCGGACGAAGAAAATGCACTTTCTATTTCCACTTACGAAGATGCTGAAAGAATATCTGAACGAGTACGCAAATTGAAGAGTGAACAAATTTTATCAGATATTAATGGGATCGAGCTTAAGATGAGATCTGACGCTGAAAGCTGGGAAGGGAGAAGCAATATACTTgattatttaagattttacatGCAAATACCAGATTCTGAGGTGAGGGAAAAGGCCACAAATGTTTCAAGAGATATGCTAAGAGCTGTTCTTGAGCACATTGAAGAAAAATACAAAGTGGATACAACAACAAATATGTTATCGACTACAGAAAGGGAAGCTTTGCTTACTATTTCCTATCTCGACATAGCGCAAAAGAAATGGGGCAGCGTACTCACGGCATTGTATTGGCGGTTTATGCAAGAGGAAGTGCATGGAATGATAAACTTTCTGAGATTTTATCCATCTCAATTTTCGCTAACCGAAGCGGAGTACTCCAAGGTTGGGTATTTTGCCAGAAACAAAGATCTGGTACCAGAGGAGGTTTGTAGCTTGTCGGACGGACTGCTgcacgcaataagggcgtataaTGCTGCTAATGGGGGTTATGTTATAGACGTCAGAAGGAGAAGCGGAGCATTTTAA